One segment of Acidobacteriota bacterium DNA contains the following:
- a CDS encoding alpha/beta hydrolase, which yields MSRDVTEAGILASLFIGDERAPLRMLGLHGIFGRGRNWTTIAQRVSRRRPEWAHLLLDLRHHGGSPDLASPHTVEAAAADVARFEEAYGFYAGAVLGHSFGGKVALVHAARGHDQLMQAWVVDSTPEARDPSGSAWRMIEVVRGLPPAFASRAEAAGALVDRGYAPHVASWMASNLVHRAGAYRWRLDFDVMEALLSDFFSRDLWPVVESPPEGLEIHFVKGEQSTVLSEEACARIEHLSAERGQVFLHRVRGGHWLHAENPDAVVNLLAHHLPQLA from the coding sequence GTGAGCCGTGACGTGACCGAGGCCGGTATCCTGGCCTCCCTGTTCATCGGTGACGAGCGCGCCCCGCTGCGGATGCTGGGGCTGCACGGCATCTTCGGGCGCGGCCGCAACTGGACGACCATCGCGCAGCGCGTCAGCAGGCGGCGGCCCGAGTGGGCGCACCTGCTGCTCGACCTCCGCCATCACGGAGGGTCGCCCGACCTCGCCTCGCCGCATACCGTCGAAGCCGCCGCGGCCGATGTCGCCCGGTTCGAAGAGGCGTACGGCTTCTACGCTGGCGCCGTCCTCGGCCACTCCTTCGGGGGCAAGGTCGCGCTCGTGCACGCGGCGCGGGGCCACGATCAGTTGATGCAGGCCTGGGTCGTCGACTCGACGCCCGAGGCGCGGGACCCGTCGGGCAGCGCGTGGCGGATGATCGAGGTCGTTCGCGGCCTGCCGCCCGCCTTCGCCTCGCGCGCCGAGGCGGCCGGCGCCCTGGTCGATCGAGGCTACGCCCCACACGTGGCCTCGTGGATGGCGTCGAATCTCGTCCATCGCGCGGGCGCCTACCGGTGGCGCCTCGACTTCGACGTGATGGAGGCCCTGCTCTCGGACTTTTTCTCACGCGACCTCTGGCCCGTGGTCGAGTCGCCGCCCGAGGGCCTCGAGATCCACTTCGTCAAGGGTGAGCAGTCGACCGTCCTGAGCGAAGAGGCGTGCGCGCGCATCGAGCATCTGTCGGCCGAGCGCGGCCAGGTGTTCCTGCACCGCGTGCGAGGCGGGCACTGGCTCCACGCGGAGAACCCGGACGCGGTCGTCAACCTGCTCGCGCACCACCTGCCGCAGCTTGCGTGA
- a CDS encoding phosphatidylserine decarboxylase family protein: MRIDRAGVPFIAGALAPGAACLVARRPAWALPFAALAGFMAYFFRDPARHTPAGDHLIVAPADGRVVVAGAADPAAAPPGNWQQVSIFLSPMDVHVNRIPFSGTIRRVEYRPGKFLPAYRQEAASQNEQSEIWIERDGQTVVARQVVGVLARRVVCRVTAGTVVKAGDRFGLMKFGSRMDLFFSPRARLAVAVDDRVVGGETVVALLDRPAPGQ, from the coding sequence ATGCGCATCGATCGAGCAGGAGTGCCCTTCATCGCTGGCGCGCTCGCTCCGGGCGCGGCGTGCCTGGTCGCGCGACGTCCCGCCTGGGCGCTGCCGTTTGCCGCGCTCGCCGGGTTCATGGCGTACTTCTTCCGCGACCCGGCCCGTCACACCCCGGCCGGCGATCACCTGATCGTGGCGCCGGCCGACGGTCGCGTCGTGGTGGCGGGCGCGGCCGACCCTGCGGCGGCCCCGCCCGGCAACTGGCAGCAGGTGAGCATCTTCCTGTCGCCGATGGACGTCCACGTCAACCGGATCCCCTTCTCGGGGACCATCCGGCGCGTCGAGTACCGGCCGGGGAAGTTCCTGCCGGCGTACCGGCAGGAGGCGGCGAGCCAGAACGAACAGAGCGAGATCTGGATCGAGCGCGATGGCCAGACCGTCGTCGCCAGACAGGTCGTCGGGGTGCTGGCGCGCCGGGTCGTCTGCCGTGTCACGGCCGGCACGGTGGTGAAGGCCGGCGACCGTTTCGGTCTGATGAAGTTCGGGTCCCGGATGGATCTCTTCTTCTCGCCACGTGCGCGACTGGCCGTCGCCGTCGACGACCGGGTCGTCGGCGGCGAGACCGTCGTGGCCCTGCTCGATCGGCCGGCACCCGGCCAGTGA
- a CDS encoding ABC transporter substrate-binding protein — MRRRRLGRAAGALILACATLGGCASREVPDGWITVAIPVGPNNLDPRVGSDEASQRVHQLLFNSLVRLDARLDVVPDLASSLEAIEPERYRARLREGVRFHDGRELTSADVVYTFSSFLDPAFLSPRKGAYRVLAAVEAVDRYTVDFVLTEPFGSFPINLVMGIVQEGADEVSSRPVGTGPYAFVKSVPDDRVELVRFDEHFGGPAENAGLVLKVVPDDTMRGLELRKGTVDLVVNDLAPDIAHQLQREDRLQTATAPGADYAYVGLNLRDPILQDVRVRRALAHAVDRSAIIEHLRRGLATPAVGILPPMSWAFDAGIAEFDHDPAAAARLLDEAGFPDPDGDGPGTRFRLTIKTSTAEFVRLQAAVLQQQWQRVGVGVDVRSYEFATLYADVLRGNFQAFTLQWVGVSDPDMLRRAFHSAQMPPAGFNRGFFADPEVDRLVEVATRSVDDAERRRLYGEAQRRIATQVPYISLWYKTNVAVFQPDIEGVQLTPTADFSTLRFVRKTPPAS; from the coding sequence GTGAGGCGCCGCCGGCTCGGCCGCGCGGCCGGCGCGCTCATCCTCGCCTGCGCGACCCTGGGCGGGTGCGCGTCGCGTGAGGTACCGGACGGCTGGATCACGGTCGCGATCCCCGTGGGGCCGAACAACCTCGACCCGCGTGTCGGGTCGGACGAGGCGTCGCAGCGGGTCCACCAGCTGCTGTTCAACAGCCTCGTTCGCCTGGATGCGCGACTCGACGTCGTGCCGGATCTCGCCTCGAGCCTCGAGGCGATCGAGCCCGAGCGGTATCGCGCCCGGCTGCGCGAGGGGGTCCGCTTCCACGACGGCCGCGAGCTGACGTCGGCCGACGTCGTCTACACCTTCTCGAGCTTCCTCGACCCGGCGTTCCTCTCGCCCCGCAAGGGAGCCTACCGCGTGCTCGCCGCGGTGGAGGCGGTCGACCGCTACACGGTGGACTTCGTCCTCACCGAGCCGTTCGGGTCGTTTCCGATCAATCTGGTGATGGGCATCGTGCAGGAGGGTGCCGACGAGGTGTCGTCCCGCCCGGTCGGCACCGGGCCCTACGCCTTCGTCAAGTCCGTACCCGACGATCGGGTCGAGCTCGTCAGGTTCGACGAGCATTTCGGCGGGCCCGCCGAGAACGCCGGTCTCGTCCTCAAGGTGGTGCCCGACGACACCATGCGCGGACTCGAACTGCGCAAGGGCACGGTCGATCTCGTCGTCAACGATCTCGCGCCCGACATCGCGCACCAGTTGCAACGGGAAGACCGGCTGCAGACGGCCACCGCGCCCGGAGCCGACTACGCCTACGTCGGGCTGAACCTGCGCGACCCGATCCTGCAGGACGTCCGGGTGCGCCGAGCCCTCGCGCACGCCGTCGACCGGTCGGCCATCATCGAGCACCTGCGGCGCGGGCTCGCGACGCCGGCCGTGGGCATCCTGCCGCCGATGTCGTGGGCGTTCGACGCCGGCATCGCCGAGTTCGATCACGATCCCGCGGCAGCCGCACGACTGCTCGACGAGGCCGGCTTTCCCGACCCCGACGGCGATGGGCCGGGCACGCGATTCCGTCTGACGATCAAGACCTCGACGGCCGAGTTCGTCCGGCTGCAGGCCGCCGTCCTGCAGCAGCAGTGGCAGCGGGTCGGCGTGGGCGTCGACGTGCGGTCGTACGAGTTCGCCACGCTGTACGCCGACGTGTTGCGGGGCAACTTCCAGGCGTTCACGCTGCAGTGGGTCGGCGTCTCCGACCCGGACATGCTCCGGCGGGCGTTCCACTCGGCGCAGATGCCGCCGGCGGGATTCAACCGGGGCTTCTTCGCGGACCCGGAGGTCGACCGGCTCGTCGAGGTCGCCACCCGCTCGGTCGACGACGCCGAGCGCCGCCGGTTGTACGGCGAGGCCCAGCGGCGCATCGCCACGCAGGTGCCGTACATCAGCTTGTGGTACAAGACGAACGTGGCCGTGTTCCAGCCTGACATCGAGGGCGTCCAACTGACGCCCACCGCCGACTTCTCGACGCTGCGCTTCGTGCGGAAGACGCCGCCGGCCTCGTAG
- the pssA gene encoding CDP-diacylglycerol--serine O-phosphatidyltransferase, with amino-acid sequence MFCGYACIVYAMRGDYRTAAPFIGLAIVLDMLDGRIARMTGSTSAFGVEFDSLADVISFGVAPAILAFSWGLQPFGRLGWAAGFVFVSAAAIRLARFNIQSTGPAVDKRYFVGMPSPAAAAVPAATVFAYPYGLSDWYAVLALPMVLIPGFLMVSTVRYRSFKTFDLRSPRSYRNLILMATVIAAIATHPQVTLVVLAYTYLLSAFVGLAITKVKRRHEGQGTSKDADLAVAADDDQPAADSARHRQ; translated from the coding sequence ATGTTCTGCGGGTACGCGTGCATCGTCTACGCGATGCGGGGCGACTACCGGACGGCGGCGCCGTTCATCGGCCTCGCCATCGTGCTCGACATGCTCGACGGACGCATCGCCCGCATGACCGGCAGCACCAGCGCCTTTGGCGTGGAGTTCGACTCGCTGGCCGACGTGATCTCGTTTGGCGTCGCGCCGGCCATCCTGGCGTTCTCGTGGGGCCTACAGCCGTTTGGACGGCTCGGGTGGGCGGCAGGGTTCGTCTTCGTGTCCGCGGCGGCGATCCGCCTCGCCCGGTTCAACATCCAGTCGACGGGTCCGGCTGTCGACAAGCGGTACTTCGTCGGCATGCCGAGTCCGGCCGCGGCGGCGGTCCCGGCGGCAACCGTCTTCGCCTACCCGTACGGGCTCAGCGACTGGTACGCCGTGCTGGCGCTGCCCATGGTGCTCATCCCGGGATTCCTGATGGTGAGCACGGTCCGGTACCGCAGCTTCAAGACCTTCGACCTGAGGTCGCCGCGGTCCTACCGCAACCTCATCCTCATGGCGACGGTCATCGCCGCTATTGCCACCCACCCTCAGGTCACGCTGGTCGTGCTGGCGTACACCTACCTGCTGTCGGCCTTCGTCGGGCTGGCGATCACCAAGGTGAAGCGTCGTCACGAGGGCCAGGGTACCTCGAAGGACGCCGACCTGGCGGTCGCGGCGGACGACGACCAGCCGGCCGCCGATTCCGCTCGTCACCGCCAGTGA
- a CDS encoding DUF465 domain-containing protein produces MPTDSQELKDHLLQTDSEFRELADQHHRLDDLLQELSRKSYLTDAEQLEEVNLKKRKLQIKDRMEDIVRRHRAGASAAANG; encoded by the coding sequence ATGCCGACAGACTCGCAGGAGCTGAAGGATCACTTGCTGCAGACCGATTCCGAGTTTCGTGAACTGGCCGACCAACACCATCGCCTCGACGATCTCCTCCAGGAACTCTCACGGAAGTCATACCTGACCGACGCGGAACAGCTCGAAGAAGTCAACCTGAAGAAGCGGAAGCTCCAGATCAAGGACCGGATGGAAGACATCGTCCGGCGCCATCGGGCCGGGGCCTCGGCCGCCGCCAACGGGTAG
- the tsaB gene encoding tRNA (adenosine(37)-N6)-threonylcarbamoyltransferase complex dimerization subunit type 1 TsaB, which yields MTIVALDSTSRAGSLALWRDGMVIASRPGDPTVSHSTRLPGDLLRLLADHDLTLAEATHLALALGPGSLTGLRVGVATMQGLAMAAGVPVVGVSALDAMAWMGLTHAPSSTVFVASCKDAARQEVFTALHRVTPPKTVEAPGVPGLTTVESPRVGTLDDVLDRWRPIVADQRLVLAADRGVLQAGDWSRLGASVDPVQAEVLAPAIAVLAAHRASRGEAGPPHALRPLYVRRPDAEVARARRLTTPDRQRR from the coding sequence ATGACGATCGTAGCCCTCGATTCGACCTCCCGCGCCGGCAGCCTCGCCCTCTGGCGCGACGGGATGGTCATCGCCTCACGCCCGGGCGACCCCACGGTGAGCCACAGCACGCGGCTGCCGGGCGACCTGCTCCGTCTGCTCGCCGATCACGACCTCACGCTCGCCGAGGCGACCCACCTGGCGCTCGCGCTTGGGCCCGGGTCGTTGACCGGTCTGCGGGTGGGGGTCGCCACCATGCAGGGGCTGGCCATGGCCGCGGGCGTGCCCGTGGTGGGTGTGTCGGCGCTCGATGCCATGGCCTGGATGGGACTGACGCACGCCCCGAGCTCCACGGTCTTCGTGGCCAGCTGCAAGGACGCGGCTCGCCAGGAGGTCTTCACGGCGCTTCACCGCGTCACACCGCCGAAGACGGTCGAGGCCCCGGGAGTACCGGGCCTCACCACGGTCGAGTCCCCTAGGGTCGGCACGCTCGACGACGTGCTCGACCGGTGGCGGCCGATCGTCGCCGACCAGCGGCTCGTTCTGGCAGCCGACCGCGGGGTGCTCCAGGCGGGCGACTGGTCGCGGCTCGGCGCATCCGTGGACCCCGTCCAGGCTGAGGTGCTGGCCCCTGCCATCGCCGTGTTGGCCGCCCACCGCGCCTCGCGCGGCGAGGCCGGTCCGCCGCATGCGCTGCGGCCCTTGTACGTCAGGCGGCCCGATGCCGAGGTGGCTCGCGCCCGTCGCCTGACGACACCGGACCGCCAGCGCCGATGA
- the rimI gene encoding ribosomal protein S18-alanine N-acetyltransferase translates to MTSTPAAGGLPPGYTVSRLMVEHDLDGLLAVEAESFTRPTPRETYEWEAAHSDVARVFVLRGPGGGIEGYCAAWLIFDELHVHNLAIRVASRGKGLAAGLLGHVLTAAAVEGARRATLEVRESNVAARRLYTRLGFSVAGRRRHYYTQPVEDALVLWHDGPLAPRAADGGAGDRAAP, encoded by the coding sequence ATGACGTCCACTCCCGCTGCGGGCGGCCTGCCGCCTGGGTACACCGTGAGCCGTCTGATGGTCGAGCACGATCTCGACGGCCTGCTCGCCGTCGAGGCCGAGTCGTTCACCCGGCCGACGCCCCGGGAGACGTACGAGTGGGAGGCGGCGCATTCCGACGTGGCCCGAGTGTTCGTCCTGCGTGGTCCCGGTGGGGGCATCGAGGGGTACTGCGCGGCCTGGCTGATCTTCGACGAGCTGCACGTGCACAACCTCGCCATCCGCGTCGCCTCGCGAGGCAAGGGGCTGGCCGCGGGCCTGCTCGGTCACGTCCTGACGGCTGCGGCGGTCGAGGGGGCGAGGCGGGCCACGCTCGAGGTGCGCGAATCCAACGTGGCGGCGAGGCGACTCTACACTCGCCTGGGCTTTTCGGTCGCTGGGCGGCGTCGCCACTACTACACGCAGCCGGTCGAAGACGCGCTCGTGTTGTGGCACGACGGACCGCTCGCACCGAGGGCGGCGGACGGCGGGGCAGGCGACCGGGCCGCGCCTTGA
- the mutS gene encoding DNA mismatch repair protein MutS: MSQSFPSPSSATPAMRQYLDAKRQYPDAIVFFRMGDFYEMFYEDALTAARALELTLTSRSKDAAGGAIPMCGVPFHAADGYIARLVKKGYRVAICEQVEDPKKAKGLVRRAVVRVVSPGTLTDAGYLDAKEPAFLLAIVPATARGGEIFGTALLDVSTGEFSAAEFEGDAGRQALAEDVGVLQPRELLVPAGFEFAARLPDIARLGIPTTTIDPWAFGLDAATRALTEQLGTRGVTGFGLDDHPHAVCAAGGLVLHLRDTQKADLAHVRGIAYRELADGLAIDATTLGHLEILEGADGGREGSLLEQIDRTRTAMGGRLLRAWLLRPLSRLEPVQDRLDAVEAFAFRSTDRTKLRDALKGVHDVERLVGRAALGTAGPRDLVALRHSLAVIPRVRLLLGDVQAPLVASLVAGLEELPDLRSALDTTLVDEPPAVARDGGMIRDGVDGELDGLRQVSRSGKQVIAAMEEAERARTGIASLKVRFNRVFGYYIEVSKSNLLLVPPDYHRKQTIAGGERFVTPALKEHEERVLGADERILEREVALFEALRRQVAAAAPRVLDAARALATLDVLAALADAAADLDYTKPQVHEGDDMTVVDARHPVVERLTREAFVPNDVVLNGSSHQLVVLTGPNMGGKSTYLRMVALLAVMAQAGSFVPARQAKLPLVDRVFARVGASDNIARGRSTFMVEMQETARILHTATSRSLVVLDEIGRGTATFDGLSIAWAVAEFIAAHGRARPKTLFATHYHELTDLADALPGVVNFHVVVREWRDEIVFLHKIEPGRSDRSYGIQVARLAGLPTRVVARAREILAALERDELARGGRPSLTRTPGEPQRQLGLFQAAVPAGDHLAARLREIDVNDLTPLAALTLLADLKREADS; encoded by the coding sequence ATGTCCCAGTCGTTCCCGTCCCCCTCCTCGGCGACGCCCGCCATGCGGCAGTATCTGGACGCGAAGCGCCAGTACCCCGACGCGATCGTGTTCTTCAGGATGGGGGATTTCTACGAGATGTTCTATGAGGACGCGCTCACGGCCGCGCGCGCCCTGGAACTGACGCTGACGTCCCGCTCGAAGGACGCGGCCGGCGGCGCGATCCCGATGTGCGGCGTGCCGTTCCACGCCGCCGACGGCTACATCGCCCGCCTCGTCAAGAAGGGCTATCGGGTGGCGATCTGCGAGCAGGTCGAGGACCCGAAGAAGGCCAAGGGCCTCGTGCGGCGGGCGGTCGTGCGCGTGGTGTCGCCGGGCACGCTGACCGACGCCGGCTACCTCGACGCGAAGGAGCCGGCGTTCCTGCTGGCCATCGTCCCGGCGACGGCTCGCGGCGGCGAGATCTTCGGCACAGCGCTGCTCGACGTGTCGACCGGCGAGTTCTCGGCGGCGGAGTTCGAAGGTGACGCAGGACGACAGGCCCTCGCCGAGGACGTGGGTGTGCTGCAGCCGCGCGAGCTGCTCGTGCCGGCGGGGTTCGAGTTCGCCGCCCGGCTGCCCGACATCGCCAGGCTCGGTATCCCGACGACGACGATCGACCCCTGGGCGTTCGGGCTCGACGCGGCCACGCGCGCGCTGACCGAGCAGCTCGGCACGCGGGGCGTGACGGGGTTCGGCCTCGACGACCATCCGCACGCCGTGTGTGCGGCGGGCGGCCTCGTCCTGCACCTGCGCGACACGCAGAAGGCCGATCTCGCCCACGTTCGCGGGATCGCGTACCGCGAGCTCGCCGACGGGCTCGCCATCGACGCGACCACGCTGGGGCATCTCGAGATCCTCGAGGGCGCCGACGGCGGACGCGAGGGGTCGCTGCTCGAACAGATCGATCGCACGCGGACGGCCATGGGCGGTCGCCTGCTGCGCGCGTGGCTGCTGCGCCCGCTGTCGCGCCTCGAGCCGGTGCAGGATCGCCTCGACGCCGTCGAGGCGTTCGCGTTCCGGAGCACCGACCGGACGAAGCTCCGCGATGCCTTGAAAGGCGTGCACGACGTCGAACGGCTCGTCGGGCGGGCCGCGCTCGGCACGGCCGGGCCACGTGACCTGGTCGCGTTGCGGCACTCGCTCGCGGTCATCCCGCGCGTGCGTCTGCTGCTCGGCGACGTCCAGGCCCCCCTCGTGGCGAGCCTCGTCGCCGGGCTCGAGGAGCTACCCGATCTGCGGAGTGCGCTCGACACCACGCTCGTCGACGAGCCGCCGGCGGTGGCGCGCGACGGCGGCATGATCCGCGACGGGGTCGACGGCGAGCTCGATGGCCTGCGCCAGGTGAGCCGGTCCGGCAAGCAGGTCATCGCCGCGATGGAGGAGGCCGAGCGGGCCCGTACGGGCATCGCCTCGCTGAAGGTGCGCTTCAATCGGGTGTTCGGCTACTACATCGAGGTCTCGAAGTCGAACCTGCTCCTCGTGCCGCCCGATTACCATCGGAAGCAGACGATCGCCGGAGGCGAGCGCTTCGTGACGCCTGCCCTCAAGGAGCACGAGGAACGCGTGCTCGGCGCCGACGAGCGCATCCTCGAGCGCGAGGTGGCCCTCTTCGAGGCCCTGAGGCGGCAGGTGGCCGCGGCGGCCCCGCGCGTCCTCGACGCGGCGCGCGCCCTCGCCACGCTCGACGTGCTGGCGGCGCTCGCCGACGCCGCCGCCGACCTCGACTACACCAAGCCCCAGGTGCACGAGGGCGACGACATGACCGTCGTCGATGCCCGACATCCCGTGGTGGAGCGGCTGACACGTGAGGCCTTCGTCCCGAACGACGTCGTCCTCAACGGGTCGAGCCACCAGCTCGTCGTGCTCACGGGTCCCAACATGGGCGGCAAGTCGACCTACCTGAGGATGGTGGCGCTGCTTGCGGTGATGGCCCAGGCCGGATCCTTCGTGCCAGCGCGTCAGGCGAAGCTGCCCCTCGTCGACAGGGTGTTCGCCCGGGTCGGTGCCTCGGACAACATCGCCCGGGGCCGTTCGACGTTCATGGTCGAGATGCAGGAGACGGCCCGCATCCTCCACACGGCCACGTCGCGCAGCCTGGTCGTGCTCGACGAGATCGGTCGGGGCACGGCGACCTTCGACGGCCTGTCCATCGCCTGGGCGGTCGCCGAGTTCATCGCCGCGCACGGCCGGGCCCGGCCGAAGACGCTGTTTGCGACGCACTACCACGAGCTGACCGACCTCGCCGACGCGCTACCCGGCGTGGTCAACTTCCACGTTGTCGTCCGCGAGTGGCGCGACGAGATCGTCTTCCTCCACAAGATCGAACCGGGGCGCAGCGACCGCAGCTACGGCATTCAGGTCGCGCGGCTGGCGGGGCTCCCGACGCGCGTGGTCGCCCGGGCGCGCGAGATCCTGGCCGCGCTCGAGCGCGACGAGCTCGCGCGCGGCGGCCGGCCGTCGCTCACCCGGACGCCGGGCGAGCCGCAGCGTCAGCTTGGACTGTTCCAGGCGGCGGTCCCGGCCGGCGATCACCTCGCGGCGCGCCTGCGCGAGATCGACGTGAACGACCTCACGCCGCTCGCCGCCCTGACGCTGCTCGCCGATCTCAAGCGCGAGGCCGACTCGTGA